Within the Deltaproteobacteria bacterium genome, the region GCAAGCTCGTGTGCGGCATCAGCTTCGCACTGGGCTCGAGTGGCATCTCGGTGCTGCTCGGCCCGAACGGCGCGGGCAAGAGCCTCGCGCTGCGGCTCGCGGCGGGGTTGCTCGTGCCGAGCGCGGGCGCAGTCCGCGCGAGCGCGGCGCGCGCGATCGTGCTGCAGCGGCCCGTGTTGTTACGGCGCAGCGTGGCGGACAACGTCGCGTACCCCCTCGCGCTGCGCGGCGTGCCGCGCAGCGAGCGCGCGGCGCGCGTGCGGCGCGCGCTCGAGGCC harbors:
- a CDS encoding ATP-binding cassette domain-containing protein, with protein sequence MSARMSPLTFDDVHFAAGGRKLVCGISFALGSSGISVLLGPNGAGKSLALRLAAGLLVPSAGAVRASAARAIVLQRPVLLRRSVADNVAYPLALRGVPRSERAARVRRALEA